A stretch of the Salmo salar chromosome ssa20, Ssal_v3.1, whole genome shotgun sequence genome encodes the following:
- the LOC106580982 gene encoding olfactory receptor 6N1-like translates to MENSTQVELFYLFGLQETFNNKSVYFILSLITYLLIITVNLILIITIIQEKGLHEPMYIFLCSLCVNGLYGTAGFYPKFLLDLQSDVQVISYDGCFTQAYVIYTSVMCELSTLTVMSYDRYVAICRPLLYHTIVTSLTVRKLLLFSWCYPLFIALIAVSLTVRLPLCGSRIDKIFCDIPSVLKHACLPITINQNLNKFVIVVHVLQILFIVFSYSQIVRTCVKSAKGRIKFTQTCVPHLITIFIFITVTLFDNLQGWNNVNTTLNMRNAMAVQFLVIPPVLNPVIYGLNLQQIRRAVFRKCNAHKIIDMRC, encoded by the coding sequence ATGGAGAACTCAACCCAAGTCGAGTTATTTTATCTCTTTGGCTTACAAGAGACATTTAACAACAAATCGGTCTATTTTATCTTGTCTCTTATCACATACCTTCTCATCATCACTGTGAATCTGATTCTGATCATAACAATCATTCAGGAGAAAGGTCTCCATGAGCCCATGTATATCTTTCTGTGTAGTCTATGTGTCAATGGATTGTATGGAACTGCTGGTTTCTATCCTAAGTTCTTACTGGACCTTCAGTCAGATGTTCAGGTGATATCTTATGATGGATGTTTCACTCAAGCCTATGTAATATACACATCTGTCATGTGTGAACTTTCTACTCTAACAGTGATGTCTTACGACAGGTATGTGGCAATATGCAGACcactactataccataccattGTGACATCTTTAACTGTTAGAAAGTTACTCTTGTTTTCTTGGTGTTATCCTTTATTTATAGCACTCATAGCAGTTAGTTTAACCGTCAGACTACCTTTGTGTGGATCTCGCATTGATAAGATCTTCTGTGACATTCCGTCTGTACTGAAACATGCATGTCTACCCATAACCATCAATCAGAATTTGAACAAATTTGTAATAGTGGTTCATGTTTTACAGATACTATTCATTGTATTTTCTTACAGTCAGATTGTAAGGACTTGTGTAAAGTCAGCTAAGGGAAGGATTAAGTTCACACAGACTTGTGTGCCACATTTAATAACAATATTTATTTTCATCACAGTGACCCTGTTTGACAATTTACAAGGGTGGAATAATGTAAATACTACGCTAAATATGCGTAATGCAATGGCTGTACAATTCCTTGTTATACCACCTGTCTTAAACCCTGTCATATATGGACTTAACCTCCAGCAGATTCGAAGGGCAGTTTTCAGAAAGtgtaatgcacataaaatcatTGATATGAGATGTTAG
- the LOC106580973 gene encoding 40S ribosomal protein S3, with amino-acid sequence MAVQISKKRKFVADGIFKAELNEFLTRELAEDGYSGVEVRVTPTRTEIIILATRTQNVLGEKGRRIRELTAVVQKRFGFPEGNVELYAEKVATRGLCAIAQAESLRYKLLGGLAVRRACYGVLRFIMESGSKGCEVVVSGKLRGQRAKSMKFVDGLMIHSGDPVNYYVDTAVRHVLLRQGVLGIKVKIMLPWDPSGKIGPKKPLPDHVSIVEPKDETIPSTPVSEQKGAKPEAPAAMPPTPVPIA; translated from the exons ATGGCTGTGCAAATCTCAAAGAAGAGGAAG TTTGTCGCGGACGGAATCTTCAAAGCCGAACTGAACGAGTTCCTGACGCGCGAGCTTGCGGAGGATGGTTATTCCGGTGTGGAGGTGCGTGTGACCCCGACCAGGACCGAGATCATAATCCTGGCCACAAG GACCCAGAATGTTCTGGGAGAGAAGGGCCGTCGCATCCGGGAGCTGACCGCTGTTGTTCAGAAGCGGTTTGGCTTCCCTGAGGGCAACGTGGAG ctgtaTGCTGAGAAGGTTGCAACACGTGGTCTGTGTGCCATTGCTCAGGCGGAGTCCCTGCGCTACAAGTTGCTGGGAGGACTGGCTGTACGTAG GGCTTGCTATGGTGTGCTGAGGTTCATCATGGAGAGTGGCTCTAAGGGTTGTGAAGTGGTAGTTTCTGGGAAGCTGAGGGGTCAGAGGGCCAAGTCCATGAAATTTGTTGACGGCCTGATGATCCACAGTGGAGACCCAGTCAACTACTACGTAGACACTGCTGTACGCCACGTCCTGCTCCGACAGG GTGTGCTGGGCATCAAGGTGAAGATCATGTTACCATGGGACCCCAGTGGTAAGATCGGCCCCAAGAAGCCTCTGCCAGACCATGTGAGCATTGTGGAGCCCAAAGACGAGACTATCCCCTCCACCCCCGTGTCTGAGCAGAAGGGGGCCAAGCCAGAAGCCCCAGCAGCCATGCCACCGACTCCTGTACCCATTGCATAG